Part of the Lujinxingia vulgaris genome is shown below.
CTCAACGGAAGAGCGCCTCTTGTGCGGCCTGAGCTTAAAGGAGTCACCATGAAGTCCGATATCCATCCCCAGTACAACCCGGTGGTCTTCGTCGATGGCGAGCACGAGATCATCACCCGCTCCACCATGACCTCCAAAGAAACCCGTGAGATCGACGGTGTTGAGCACTACGTGGTTCCCGTTGAAATCAGCGCTTACTCCCACCCCTTCTACACCGGTAAGCAGAAGCTGATGGACACCGAAGGTCGCGTCGACCGCTTCCTCAAGCGCTACAACATGTCGCGCGACGAGGCCAACATGGCCGCCAGCGACGAGACCGGCGACGACGCCGAGTCCACCGACGAGGCCTGAGCTTCTAAGCCCCGGTAAGCCTTCGCTTCTCCGGGGTTTTTTGATCGATGGTGCGCCCGCCGGGAGCCTGATCGCAGCACGAAACGCTGGTCAACCCTCGTCGCCGCGCCCATCTTTCAAGCCTGGTCATCGGGATGCCCCCTCCCCTTATGGCGGGAGCATCCCTGCGGTCGGATTCGTCGGAATAGACCGACCGCCCCAAAACCTTTTGGAGATATCCAGGCGCAACGTGTCTGGCCCGGCTGGGGGTCCCTTTTCTTACTGGCCCCTCAGCCCGCCATCACGCGCCTTACGACATCTCTACTCAGACTTGAGACTCCTCCGCTTGGCCTCACATCCACGCGTCGCACATACCCAACACGGGCCCCCGGCGAAGCTGGCCGTGAAACGATCGGGAGATCTGTCCTGCTTTCGGACACCTCTCGCTCGGTTCACCGCGCTCGCCATCCGCTCCCGAGCACGGCTGTTGCCTTTTAGGCCGCGGCCTGCGTGTGCTCTGAGCGGCTTTGGCCCCGACGCGTCCCCCGACGCCGGGCGGTTGTCTCCACGACACAGGAGCACCACCCATGACTTTTGCAGAAGCCGCTATTGAGGTTCTTTTTCGCGCAGGACGCCCACTTCATTTCAAAAAGATCACCGAAGCCGCCATCAGCGAGAACCTCCTCTCCCACGTCGGTCGCACCCCCGAAGTCACCATGGGCGAGCGACTCAACCAGGAGCTGAAGAAGGAAGACAGCTCGCCGGTGGTCAGCGTGCGCCCGGGCGTCTTCGCTCTGCGCGACGATTACGTCAAAAAACTTGAGAGCGAAGGCCACGAGCGCCTTCCCCTGGGCGCTAAGCCGGCCAACCCGGCTAAAAGCGAAAAAACCGAAAAGCCCAACGGCAAAGCCGAAGAGCCCGCCGCCGAAGCCAAATCCGACGACGACGAGAGCAAGAGCCGCCGCCGCTCCTCCAGCCGCCGCCGTCGCCGCCGCGGCAGCCGCAACCGCTCCAACGAAGGGCGTGAAGAGAGCCGCAACGAGAGCCGCTCCTCCTCGGGCCGTCGTAAGTCTTCGTCGAGCCGCCGCAAATCTTCGTCGAGCCGCCGCAAGTCCTCGTCCAGCCGTCG
Proteins encoded:
- a CDS encoding type B 50S ribosomal protein L31; this translates as MKSDIHPQYNPVVFVDGEHEIITRSTMTSKETREIDGVEHYVVPVEISAYSHPFYTGKQKLMDTEGRVDRFLKRYNMSRDEANMAASDETGDDAESTDEA